A region from the Pseudomonas sp. Teo4 genome encodes:
- a CDS encoding NAD(P)/FAD-dependent oxidoreductase — translation MLRITELKLPLDHPDEALREAIVQRLGIEDEQLLSFTLFKRSYDARKKNSELLFIYTIDLETSNEAELLSKFADDRNIGVAPDVSYKFVGQAPAELSERPIVVGFGPCGIFAGLLLAQMGFKPIILERGKEVRQRTKDTWGLWRKSVLNPESNVQFGEGGAGTFSDGKLYSQIKDPNHHGRKVLEEFVKAGAPEEILYINKPHIGTFRLTGMVEQMRQDMIALGAEVRFQQKVTDLLLEDGQVTGVVLESGEQLHSRHVVLALGHSARDTFRMLHAKGVYMEAKPFSVGFRIEHPQTLIDKARLGKYAGHPKLGAADYKLVHHAKNGRSVYSFCMCPGGTVVAATSEPGRVVTNGMSQYSRNERNANSGIVVGIDPERDYPGGPLAGIELQERLEAHAYVMGGSNYQAPAQLVGDFVAGRPSTALGSVEPSYKPGVTLGDLAPSLPDFAIEAIREALPAFDRQIKGYNLHDAVLTGIETRTSSPLRITRGADYQSLNLKGLFPAGEGAGYAGGILSAGVDGIRIAEAVARDMLGL, via the coding sequence ATGCTACGAATCACCGAACTGAAGCTGCCCCTGGACCATCCCGACGAAGCCCTGCGCGAGGCCATCGTCCAGCGCCTGGGCATCGAGGACGAGCAACTGCTCAGCTTCACCCTGTTCAAACGCAGCTACGATGCGCGCAAGAAAAACAGCGAACTGCTGTTCATCTACACCATCGACCTCGAAACCAGCAACGAGGCCGAACTGCTGAGCAAGTTCGCCGATGATCGCAACATCGGCGTTGCCCCGGACGTCAGCTACAAGTTCGTTGGCCAGGCCCCGGCCGAACTGTCGGAACGCCCGATCGTGGTCGGTTTCGGCCCCTGCGGCATCTTCGCAGGCCTGTTGCTGGCACAAATGGGCTTCAAGCCGATCATCCTCGAGCGCGGCAAGGAAGTCCGCCAGCGTACCAAGGACACCTGGGGCCTGTGGCGTAAAAGCGTACTCAACCCAGAGTCCAACGTGCAGTTCGGCGAAGGCGGCGCCGGCACCTTCTCCGACGGCAAGCTGTACAGCCAGATCAAGGACCCGAACCACCACGGCCGCAAGGTACTGGAAGAGTTCGTCAAGGCTGGCGCGCCGGAAGAGATCCTCTACATCAACAAACCGCACATCGGTACCTTCCGCCTGACCGGCATGGTCGAGCAGATGCGCCAGGACATGATCGCCCTGGGTGCCGAAGTGCGCTTCCAGCAGAAGGTCACCGACCTGCTGCTCGAAGATGGCCAGGTGACTGGTGTTGTGCTGGAAAGCGGCGAACAGCTGCACTCCCGCCATGTGGTGCTGGCACTGGGGCACAGTGCCCGCGACACCTTCCGCATGCTGCACGCCAAGGGCGTGTACATGGAGGCCAAGCCGTTCTCCGTCGGATTCCGCATCGAGCACCCGCAGACGCTGATCGACAAGGCGCGTCTGGGCAAATACGCCGGCCACCCGAAGCTGGGGGCCGCCGACTACAAGTTGGTGCACCACGCCAAGAATGGTCGCTCGGTCTACAGCTTCTGCATGTGCCCGGGCGGCACCGTGGTTGCTGCCACCAGCGAGCCTGGGCGCGTCGTCACCAACGGCATGAGCCAGTATTCGCGCAACGAGCGCAACGCCAACTCTGGCATCGTCGTTGGTATCGACCCGGAGCGCGACTACCCGGGCGGCCCGCTGGCCGGTATCGAGCTGCAAGAGCGCCTGGAAGCCCATGCCTATGTGATGGGTGGCAGCAACTACCAGGCACCGGCACAGCTGGTGGGTGACTTCGTAGCCGGGCGTCCGTCCACCGCGCTGGGCAGCGTCGAGCCGTCCTACAAGCCGGGCGTTACCCTCGGTGACCTGGCCCCCAGCCTGCCGGACTTCGCCATCGAGGCCATCCGTGAAGCCTTGCCGGCCTTCGACCGCCAGATCAAGGGTTACAACCTGCACGATGCAGTACTGACCGGGATCGAGACCCGCACGTCCTCGCCACTGCGCATCACGCGAGGCGCGGATTACCAGAGCCTGAACCTCAAGGGGCTGTTCCCCGCGGGTGAAGGTGCAGGTTACGCGGGCGGCATTCTGTCGGCGGGTGTCGATGGTATTCGCATCGCCGAAGCGGTGGCGCGGGATATGCTCGGGCTCTGA
- the livG gene encoding high-affinity branched-chain amino acid ABC transporter ATP-binding protein LivG: MSREILQVSGLSMRFGGLLAVNGVGLTVKEKQVVALIGPNGAGKTTVFNCLTGFYKPSGGTILLDGQPIQGLAGHQIARKGVVRTFQNVRLFKEMTALENLLIAQHRHLNTNFFAGLFKTPNFRRSEKEAMERAQYWLEKVNLTEFANRTAGTLAYGQQRRLEIARCMMTQPRIIMLDEPAAGLNPKETEDLKALIAYLRESHNVTVLLIEHDMKLVMSISDHIVVINQGTPLAHGTPEEIRDNPDVIKAYLGEA, translated from the coding sequence ATGAGCCGCGAAATTCTGCAAGTCAGCGGCCTGAGCATGCGCTTCGGCGGCTTGTTGGCGGTCAACGGCGTGGGCCTGACCGTCAAGGAAAAACAGGTGGTGGCGCTGATCGGCCCGAACGGTGCCGGCAAGACCACCGTGTTCAACTGCCTGACCGGCTTCTACAAGCCAAGCGGCGGCACCATCCTGCTCGATGGCCAGCCGATCCAGGGCCTGGCCGGCCACCAGATCGCTCGCAAGGGCGTGGTGCGGACCTTCCAGAACGTGCGTCTGTTCAAGGAGATGACCGCACTGGAAAACCTGCTGATCGCCCAGCACCGCCACCTCAACACCAACTTCTTCGCCGGCCTATTCAAGACCCCGAACTTCCGCCGCAGCGAAAAAGAGGCCATGGAACGTGCCCAGTACTGGTTGGAAAAGGTCAACTTGACCGAGTTCGCCAACCGTACCGCCGGCACCCTCGCCTACGGCCAGCAGCGCCGCCTGGAAATCGCCCGCTGCATGATGACCCAACCCCGGATCATCATGCTCGACGAACCGGCAGCGGGCTTGAACCCCAAGGAAACCGAAGACCTCAAGGCGCTGATCGCCTACCTGCGTGAGTCGCACAACGTCACCGTGCTGCTGATCGAGCACGACATGAAGCTGGTGATGAGCATCTCCGACCATATCGTCGTGATCAACCAGGGCACGCCCCTGGCCCATGGCACACCGGAGGAGATCCGCGACAACCCTGACGTGATCAAAGCCTACCTGGGGGAAGCGTAA
- a CDS encoding ABC transporter ATP-binding protein → MLKFENVSTFYGKIQALHSVNVEINQGEIVTLIGANGAGKSTLLMTLCGSPQAHSGSIKYLGEELVGQSSSHIMRKSIAVVPEGRRVFARLTVEENLAMGGFFTDKGDYQEQLDKVLQLFPRLKERYIQRGGTMSGGEQQMLAIGRALMSKPKLLLLDEPSLGLAPIIIQQIFDIIEQLRRDGVTVFLVEQNANQALKIADRAYVLENGRVVMQGTGEALLTDPKVRDAYLGG, encoded by the coding sequence ATGCTGAAGTTCGAGAACGTTTCCACCTTCTACGGCAAGATCCAGGCGCTGCACAGCGTCAACGTGGAAATCAACCAGGGCGAGATCGTCACCCTGATCGGTGCCAACGGTGCTGGCAAGTCGACGCTGCTGATGACCCTGTGCGGTTCGCCCCAGGCTCACAGTGGCAGCATCAAGTACCTGGGTGAAGAACTGGTCGGCCAATCGTCTTCGCACATCATGCGCAAGAGCATCGCCGTGGTCCCCGAAGGCCGTCGCGTGTTCGCTCGCCTGACGGTCGAGGAAAACCTGGCCATGGGCGGCTTCTTCACCGACAAGGGTGACTATCAGGAGCAACTGGACAAAGTCCTGCAACTGTTCCCCCGTCTGAAGGAGCGCTACATCCAACGTGGCGGCACCATGTCCGGCGGCGAACAACAGATGCTGGCCATTGGCCGTGCGCTGATGAGCAAACCCAAGCTGCTGCTGCTCGACGAGCCATCGTTGGGCCTGGCGCCGATCATCATCCAGCAGATCTTCGACATCATCGAACAACTGCGCCGTGACGGCGTGACGGTGTTCCTGGTGGAGCAGAACGCCAACCAGGCGCTGAAGATCGCTGACCGGGCGTATGTGTTGGAGAACGGCCGAGTGGTGATGCAAGGGACGGGTGAAGCACTGTTGACCGACCCGAAGGTGCGAGACGCGTATCTGGGTGGCTAA
- a CDS encoding DUF2288 domain-containing protein, with the protein MTDQTSTLYAKLLGETATIEWKALERFWAKGDLIWVDPSLDLIAVAEAMAENRSEIFAKWRSDGTVGPVTAEQALDLQSRDPEIWAVVVSPFIVIQMKKAE; encoded by the coding sequence ATGACTGATCAAACAAGCACCCTCTATGCCAAATTGCTTGGCGAGACCGCGACCATCGAGTGGAAAGCCTTGGAGCGTTTCTGGGCCAAGGGTGACCTGATTTGGGTCGACCCATCCCTGGACCTGATCGCCGTTGCCGAAGCGATGGCCGAGAATCGCAGCGAGATCTTCGCCAAGTGGCGTAGTGATGGCACTGTCGGGCCGGTGACCGCCGAGCAGGCACTAGACCTGCAAAGCCGCGATCCAGAGATCTGGGCGGTGGTGGTGTCGCCGTTCATCGTGATTCAGATGAAGAAAGCGGAATAA
- a CDS encoding high-affinity branched-chain amino acid ABC transporter permease LivM, producing MNRNLKQAFFSALLVWAVAFPVLGLKLSIDGISLVVHSQGSFTISIIAVCSVLMFLRVLFDKQWSSVMGRRSDRKLIPPAVSNYLTLPKTQRYVIIGLIVAALVWPFFGSRGAVDIATLILIYVLLGLGLNIVVGLAGLLDLGYVGFYAVGAYSYAMLSHYLGWSFWVCLPIAGLMAATFGFLLGFPVLRLRGDYLAIVTLGFGEIIRLFLRNLTDWTGGPNGISNIPKPELFGLTFERRAAEGMQTFHEFFGLEYNSINKVIFLYLVALLLALLALFVINRLLRMPIGRAWEALREDEIACRALGLNPTVIKLSAFTLGACFAGFAGSFFAARQGLVTPESFTFIESAIILAIVVLGGMGSQLGVILAAIVMILLPELMREFSEYRMLMFGALMVLMMIWRPQGLLPMQRPHMELRR from the coding sequence ATGAACAGAAATCTCAAACAGGCGTTCTTCAGCGCCTTGCTGGTCTGGGCCGTGGCCTTCCCGGTGCTGGGCCTTAAACTGAGCATCGACGGCATCAGCCTGGTGGTGCACAGCCAGGGCTCGTTCACCATAAGCATCATCGCTGTGTGCTCGGTGCTGATGTTCCTGCGCGTGCTGTTCGACAAGCAGTGGAGTTCGGTGATGGGCCGCCGCTCGGATCGCAAGTTGATCCCGCCAGCAGTCAGCAACTACCTGACCCTGCCCAAGACCCAGCGCTATGTGATCATTGGCCTGATCGTCGCGGCACTGGTGTGGCCGTTCTTCGGCTCGCGCGGCGCGGTCGACATCGCCACGCTGATCCTGATCTACGTGCTGCTGGGCCTGGGCCTGAACATCGTGGTGGGCCTGGCTGGCCTGCTCGACCTGGGCTACGTGGGCTTCTATGCCGTGGGCGCGTACAGCTACGCCATGCTCTCGCACTACCTGGGCTGGAGCTTCTGGGTGTGCCTGCCGATCGCCGGCTTGATGGCCGCCACCTTCGGCTTCCTGCTCGGTTTCCCGGTGCTGCGTCTGCGCGGTGACTACCTGGCGATCGTGACCCTGGGCTTCGGCGAAATCATCCGTCTGTTCCTGCGTAACCTCACCGACTGGACCGGCGGCCCCAACGGCATCAGCAACATCCCTAAACCAGAGTTGTTCGGCCTCACCTTCGAGCGCCGCGCAGCCGAGGGGATGCAGACCTTCCACGAGTTCTTCGGGCTGGAATACAACTCGATCAACAAGGTCATCTTCCTCTACCTGGTGGCCCTGCTGCTGGCCCTGCTGGCACTGTTCGTCATCAACCGCCTGCTGCGCATGCCGATTGGCCGTGCCTGGGAAGCGCTGCGTGAAGACGAAATCGCCTGCCGTGCACTGGGCCTGAACCCGACCGTGATCAAGCTCTCGGCCTTCACCCTGGGCGCCTGCTTCGCAGGTTTCGCCGGCAGCTTCTTCGCCGCCCGCCAAGGCCTGGTGACCCCGGAATCGTTCACCTTCATCGAGTCGGCGATCATCCTCGCCATCGTCGTGCTCGGCGGCATGGGCTCGCAATTGGGCGTGATTCTCGCGGCCATCGTGATGATCCTGCTGCCCGAGCTGATGCGTGAGTTCAGCGAGTACCGCATGCTGATGTTCGGTGCGCTGATGGTGTTGATGATGATCTGGCGTCCGCAAGGCCTGCTGCCTATGCAACGTCCACACATGGAGCTGCGTCGATGA
- the pdxH gene encoding pyridoxamine 5'-phosphate oxidase, with the protein MTQSLADMRRDYTRDGLAEAQAPAEPFALFHQWFADAVKTEQPPVEANALTLATVDGEGRPHCRVLLLKGLDERGFTFFTNYDSAKGQQLLANPFAAMTFFWPALERQVRIEGRVEKVTAKESDDYFQVRPLGSRLGAWASPQSRVIAGREELEGMVKATEARFSDTQPHCPEHWGGYRLLPERIEFWQGRASRLHDRLNYRWVDGQWLRERLAP; encoded by the coding sequence ATGACCCAATCCCTGGCCGATATGCGCCGCGACTACACCCGAGATGGCCTGGCAGAAGCCCAGGCGCCGGCTGAGCCGTTCGCCCTGTTCCACCAGTGGTTTGCCGACGCGGTGAAAACCGAGCAACCCCCGGTGGAGGCCAATGCCCTGACCCTGGCCACTGTCGATGGCGAGGGGCGCCCCCATTGCCGCGTGTTGTTGCTCAAGGGGCTCGATGAGCGCGGTTTCACCTTCTTCACCAACTACGACAGCGCCAAGGGCCAGCAACTGCTGGCCAACCCCTTCGCCGCCATGACGTTCTTCTGGCCGGCGCTGGAGCGTCAGGTGCGCATCGAGGGTCGGGTCGAGAAGGTTACTGCGAAAGAGTCGGACGACTACTTCCAGGTGCGCCCGCTGGGCAGTCGCCTGGGCGCCTGGGCTTCGCCACAGAGTCGAGTGATCGCCGGGCGTGAGGAGTTGGAAGGCATGGTCAAGGCTACCGAGGCGCGGTTCTCTGACACGCAGCCACATTGCCCCGAGCATTGGGGCGGTTATCGTCTGCTGCCGGAGCGCATCGAATTCTGGCAGGGCCGTGCCAGCCGGTTGCACGACCGCTTGAACTACCGCTGGGTCGATGGCCAGTGGCTGCGCGAGCGCCTGGCGCCCTAA
- a CDS encoding NAD(P)-dependent oxidoreductase — protein MSTALPSLGFAGIGLMGLPMCRRLLAAGYPLTVWNRSPEKCAELVAAGAKLAHSPAELSRDVDMVLLCLADTAVVREVVFGEQGVVKGGRSGQLLIDFSSLEPTATREMAAELAALCGMAWLDAPVSGGTPGAEAGTLAIMVGGELANLERARPILLTLGQRVTHMGAVGAGQVTKACNQMIVACNALVIAEVVALAEQSGVDATLIAEALAGGFADSKPLQILAPQMAESRFEPIKWHVRTLLKDLDGAVKFSREQGSATPLSGLAAQLMRLHGSQGYLQKDPATLVELYRNKG, from the coding sequence ATGAGTACTGCACTGCCTTCGCTGGGATTCGCCGGGATTGGCCTGATGGGCCTGCCAATGTGTCGGCGCCTGCTGGCTGCGGGTTACCCGCTGACGGTATGGAACCGCAGCCCGGAGAAGTGCGCCGAGCTGGTCGCCGCGGGCGCGAAACTGGCGCACAGCCCTGCCGAGTTGAGCCGCGACGTCGATATGGTGCTGCTGTGCCTGGCCGATACGGCGGTGGTGCGTGAAGTGGTGTTCGGTGAGCAAGGGGTCGTCAAGGGCGGGCGCAGCGGGCAGTTGCTGATCGACTTCTCCAGCCTCGAACCGACCGCCACCCGCGAGATGGCCGCCGAACTGGCTGCCCTGTGCGGCATGGCCTGGCTGGATGCGCCGGTATCAGGGGGCACGCCAGGGGCCGAGGCTGGCACTTTGGCAATCATGGTTGGTGGTGAGTTGGCCAACCTTGAACGCGCTCGGCCGATTCTGCTGACCCTTGGCCAACGGGTCACGCACATGGGGGCGGTGGGGGCAGGGCAGGTGACCAAGGCCTGCAATCAGATGATCGTTGCTTGCAACGCCCTGGTGATTGCCGAAGTGGTGGCGCTGGCGGAACAGTCTGGGGTCGATGCGACCTTGATCGCCGAAGCGTTGGCAGGCGGTTTCGCCGACTCCAAGCCGCTGCAGATTCTCGCGCCGCAAATGGCCGAAAGCCGCTTCGAACCGATCAAGTGGCATGTACGCACGCTGCTCAAGGACCTCGATGGTGCGGTCAAGTTTTCCCGCGAGCAGGGCTCGGCGACTCCACTTAGCGGCCTCGCCGCGCAACTGATGCGCTTGCACGGTAGCCAGGGCTATCTGCAAAAAGATCCGGCGACCCTGGTAGAGCTGTATCGTAACAAGGGCTGA
- a CDS encoding glycine zipper 2TM domain-containing protein, with product MRKSVLLVATFTTMSLLLGGCASSLTGDSYSRDEARRVQTVRMGTIESLRPVKIEGTKTPIGGGAGAIVGGVAGSAVGGGRGSIVAAVIGAVAGGLAGSAAEEGLTRTQGVEITVREDDGSMRAYVQAVQENEIFRVGDRVRIMTVDGTSRVSH from the coding sequence ATGCGTAAATCTGTTTTGCTGGTGGCGACCTTCACCACCATGTCGCTGTTGCTCGGGGGCTGTGCCTCGAGCCTGACAGGCGACAGCTACTCCCGTGATGAAGCCCGTCGCGTGCAGACTGTGCGCATGGGTACCATCGAGTCCCTGCGCCCAGTGAAAATCGAAGGCACCAAGACCCCGATCGGCGGCGGCGCTGGCGCCATCGTCGGTGGTGTGGCCGGTAGTGCTGTTGGCGGTGGCCGTGGCAGCATCGTCGCTGCAGTCATCGGTGCAGTAGCCGGTGGCCTGGCAGGTTCGGCCGCTGAAGAAGGCCTCACCCGCACCCAGGGCGTGGAAATCACCGTGCGTGAAGACGACGGCAGCATGCGCGCCTACGTCCAGGCCGTGCAGGAGAACGAAATCTTCCGCGTTGGTGACCGTGTACGCATCATGACGGTCGATGGCACCAGCCGCGTTTCGCACTGA
- the livH gene encoding high-affinity branched-chain amino acid ABC transporter permease LivH has translation MPEIYHFFQQLVNGLTIGSTYALIAIGYTMVYGIIGMINFAHGEVYMIGSYVAFIALAGLAMMGIHSLPILMTVAFVATIFVTSAYGYSIERVAYRPLRNSNRLIPLISAIGMSIFLQNTVLLSQDSKDKSIPNLIPGSFSFGPGGAEEVLVSYMQILVFVVTLVAMTLLTLFISRSRLGRACRACAEDIKMANLLGINTNNIIALTFVIGAALAAVAAVLLSMQYGVINPNAGFLVGLKAFTAAVLGGIGSIPGAMLGGLVLGVAEAFGADIFGDQYKDVVAFGLLVLVLLFRPTGILGRPEVEKV, from the coding sequence ATGCCTGAGATCTACCATTTCTTCCAACAACTGGTTAATGGATTGACCATCGGCAGCACCTATGCCTTGATCGCCATCGGTTACACGATGGTGTACGGCATCATTGGCATGATCAACTTCGCCCACGGCGAGGTGTACATGATCGGTTCCTACGTGGCCTTCATCGCCCTGGCGGGCCTGGCCATGATGGGTATCCATTCGCTGCCGATACTGATGACCGTCGCCTTCGTCGCGACGATCTTCGTCACCAGTGCCTATGGCTACAGCATCGAACGGGTCGCCTACCGCCCCCTGCGTAACAGCAACCGTCTGATCCCGCTGATTTCCGCCATCGGCATGTCGATTTTCCTGCAGAACACTGTCTTGCTGTCGCAGGACTCCAAGGACAAATCCATCCCCAACCTGATTCCGGGGAGCTTCTCCTTCGGCCCAGGTGGCGCAGAGGAAGTCCTGGTCTCCTACATGCAGATCCTGGTGTTCGTGGTCACCCTGGTGGCCATGACCCTGCTCACCCTGTTCATCTCCCGTTCCCGACTGGGCCGCGCCTGCCGCGCCTGCGCCGAGGACATCAAGATGGCCAACCTGCTGGGCATCAACACCAACAACATCATCGCCCTGACCTTCGTCATCGGCGCCGCATTGGCGGCGGTGGCGGCCGTGCTGCTGAGCATGCAGTACGGGGTGATCAACCCCAACGCCGGTTTCCTGGTGGGCCTGAAGGCCTTCACTGCGGCGGTACTGGGCGGCATCGGCAGCATTCCGGGCGCCATGCTCGGCGGGCTGGTGCTGGGCGTGGCCGAAGCGTTCGGCGCCGACATTTTCGGCGACCAGTACAAGGACGTGGTTGCATTCGGCCTTTTGGTTCTTGTCCTGCTGTTCCGGCCGACCGGCATCCTGGGCCGCCCGGAGGTTGAAAAAGTATGA
- a CDS encoding branched-chain amino acid ABC transporter substrate-binding protein: MIKISKLFAAMVLAGVASHSFAADTIKIGIAGPKTGPVTQYGDMQFIGAKQAIKDINAKGGVDGKMLEAKEYDDACDPKQAVAVANKVVNDGVKFVIGHLCSSSTQPASDIYEDEGVIMITPAATSPEITARGYKLIFRTIGLDSAQGPAAGNYIADHVKPKVVAVLHDKQQYGEGIATAVKQTLEGKGTKVAVFEGLNAGDKDFSSIIQKLKQNNVDFVYYGGYHPELGLILRQAQEKGLKAKFMGPEGVGNDSISQIAQNASEGLLVTLPKSFDADPANKAIVDAIKADGKDPSGPFVFPAYSAVELIAEGIKAAKSEDSDKVAAAIHAGTFKTPTGDLSFDAKGDLKDFKFVVYEWHFGKPKTEVSPQ, from the coding sequence ATGATCAAGATTTCCAAGCTGTTCGCCGCAATGGTTCTGGCCGGGGTTGCCAGCCATTCGTTTGCCGCCGACACCATCAAGATCGGCATCGCGGGCCCGAAAACCGGTCCTGTGACCCAGTACGGCGACATGCAGTTCATCGGCGCGAAACAGGCCATCAAGGACATCAACGCCAAGGGCGGCGTCGATGGCAAAATGCTTGAAGCCAAGGAATACGACGACGCGTGCGACCCTAAACAGGCCGTTGCAGTCGCCAACAAAGTGGTCAACGACGGCGTCAAGTTCGTCATCGGCCACCTGTGCTCCAGCTCCACCCAGCCTGCGTCCGACATCTACGAAGACGAAGGCGTGATCATGATCACCCCAGCCGCCACCAGCCCGGAAATCACCGCTCGTGGCTACAAGCTGATCTTCCGCACCATCGGCCTGGACAGCGCCCAGGGCCCTGCCGCCGGCAACTACATCGCCGACCACGTCAAGCCGAAAGTGGTTGCGGTACTGCACGACAAGCAGCAGTACGGTGAAGGCATCGCCACCGCCGTGAAACAGACCCTGGAAGGCAAAGGCACCAAGGTTGCCGTCTTCGAAGGCCTGAACGCTGGTGACAAGGACTTCTCCTCGATCATCCAGAAGCTCAAGCAGAACAACGTCGACTTCGTCTACTACGGCGGCTACCACCCAGAGCTGGGCCTGATCCTGCGCCAAGCTCAGGAAAAAGGCCTGAAAGCCAAGTTCATGGGTCCAGAAGGCGTGGGTAACGATTCGATCTCGCAGATCGCCCAGAACGCCTCCGAAGGCCTGCTGGTCACCCTGCCGAAGTCCTTCGACGCCGACCCTGCGAACAAGGCCATCGTCGACGCCATCAAGGCTGACGGCAAAGACCCAAGCGGCCCGTTCGTGTTCCCAGCCTACTCGGCTGTCGAGCTGATCGCCGAAGGCATCAAGGCGGCCAAGTCCGAAGACTCCGACAAGGTGGCAGCCGCCATCCACGCCGGCACCTTCAAGACCCCAACCGGCGACCTGTCGTTCGACGCCAAGGGCGACCTGAAAGACTTCAAGTTCGTGGTCTACGAATGGCACTTCGGCAAACCGAAGACCGAAGTCTCCCCTCAGTAA
- a CDS encoding OmpA family protein — translation MSSHKTLALALCLTAVTGCASHSQNASKDSGSSWWPFGSDKVADQEVKAAVTEKVAKADAKSESASHWWWPFGGDDKQAKTPAVPKIDQKATQAWLDEYEPKVREAIKGSKLQLERREDVLAVTIPVDGSYNPDRPNMLLPITLGPITRVAKTVEGDTKSAVLVLGHADNSGATAANQKLSLERAASVSAIFRLSGLQRDRLSLKGMGSVMPRAANDSAEGRALNRRVEMLLTPQNTMVALLAKYQQAAPAPSPASMVAVQDAKAPAAKATDSKPAAKTAAKKPATKAKAKAPAKTTAKKKAAPAKPVAKKTTADKKVAANSPAKTN, via the coding sequence ATGTCTTCACACAAAACCTTAGCACTTGCCCTGTGCCTGACCGCTGTCACGGGCTGTGCCAGCCATTCCCAGAACGCCTCGAAGGACAGTGGCAGCAGCTGGTGGCCCTTCGGTTCGGACAAGGTGGCCGATCAGGAAGTGAAGGCAGCTGTTACCGAGAAAGTCGCCAAGGCCGACGCCAAGTCCGAAAGCGCCAGCCACTGGTGGTGGCCGTTCGGCGGTGACGACAAGCAGGCGAAGACACCCGCCGTGCCGAAAATCGACCAGAAGGCTACCCAGGCCTGGCTGGACGAGTACGAGCCGAAGGTGCGCGAAGCGATCAAGGGCAGCAAGCTGCAGCTGGAGCGCCGTGAGGATGTGCTGGCGGTAACCATTCCGGTGGATGGTTCCTACAACCCTGACCGTCCGAACATGTTGCTGCCAATCACCTTGGGCCCGATCACCCGCGTGGCCAAGACGGTGGAGGGCGATACCAAGTCTGCCGTGCTGGTGCTGGGCCATGCCGACAACAGTGGTGCGACGGCTGCCAACCAGAAGCTCAGCCTGGAGCGCGCCGCTTCGGTGTCGGCGATCTTCCGCCTCAGTGGCCTGCAGCGTGATCGCCTGAGCCTCAAGGGCATGGGCTCGGTGATGCCACGCGCCGCCAACGACAGCGCGGAAGGCCGTGCCCTCAACCGCCGCGTGGAAATGCTGCTGACGCCGCAGAACACCATGGTCGCACTGCTGGCCAAGTATCAGCAGGCTGCTCCTGCGCCAAGCCCGGCGTCGATGGTTGCCGTGCAGGATGCCAAGGCACCTGCCGCCAAGGCCACCGACAGCAAGCCGGCCGCCAAGACCGCAGCGAAGAAGCCGGCGACCAAAGCCAAGGCCAAGGCTCCGGCCAAGACCACCGCCAAGAAGAAAGCCGCGCCGGCCAAGCCTGTCGCCAAGAAAACCACGGCCGACAAGAAAGTCGCCGCCAACAGCCCTGCGAAGACCAACTGA